From the genome of Vicia villosa cultivar HV-30 ecotype Madison, WI linkage group LG2, Vvil1.0, whole genome shotgun sequence, one region includes:
- the LOC131654006 gene encoding tubby-like protein 8: MKNNNQNQSLARMFSNPLSEIQTNNTRRSCSNIVTDNKENTNVNVVPSLPKSKSLSTRIVKPSSLQFCMQINDSSHFSNSLKIWDYSDSEAAPASSWSTLPNKSLICRPLPIDIGRCTCVIVKEPIPKGLSATTFFSLYTYEGQGRQNRKLAVACHRRRRNGRSQFTVAQNVKGLLSYSDDTFLGTVTANLTGSKYNIWDQKHRPNSKSKSNQSNSKQPLAVVEYVPTIPTCTGTHRSIKAYIPNHQSMSFKNTSQVQHIKGLPLNWKGKLEKVHQLYSKDPLYNKSTKQFELDYRDKGRTGLVIQKSVKNFQLTLEENGKQTILQLGRVAKSKFVMDYRYPLTGYQAFSICLASIDAKLCCIV; encoded by the exons ATGAAGAACAACAACCAAAACCAAAGCCTCGCTCGCATGTTTTCAAATCCACTCAGCGAGATCCAAACCAATAATACTCGTCGTAGTTGCAGCAACATCGTAACAGACAACAAAGAAAACACCAATGTCAATGTTGTTCCTTCTCTTCCAAAATCCAAATCATTATCAACCAGAATTGTCAAGCCTTCTTCATTACAGTTCTGCATGCAAATCAATGATTCTTCTCACTTTTCCAACTCTCTCAAAATCTGGGACTACTCTGATTCCGAAGCTGCTCCTGCTTCCTCTTGGTCCACTTTACCTAACAA gtCTTTGATTTGTAGACCATTGCCTATAGATATTGGAAGATGTACATGTGTAATTGTCAAAGAACCCATCCCTAAGGGTCTCTCTGCAACCACATTCTTCTCTCTATATACCTACGAAGGTCAGGGACGGCAGAATAGGAAACTGGCTGTAGCCTGCCACAGGCGGCGGAGAAATGGAAGATCACAGTTCACAGTAGCTCAGAATGTAAAAGGATTACTCTCTTATTCCGACGATACTTTCCTCGGGACAGTAACGGCGAACCTCACTGGATCGAAATACAACATTTGGGATCAGAAACATCGTCCTAATTCCAAATCCAAGAGTAATCAGTCAAATTCAAAGCAGCCTCTTGCTGTTGTTGAGTATGTACCTACAATACCAACATGTACAGGAACTCATAGAAGTATCAAGGCATATATACCGAATCATCAATCTATGTCTTTCAAGAATACTTCACAGGTGCAACATATTAAGGGTTTACCACTGAATTGGAAGGGAAAGTTGGAGAAAGTTCATCAACTATACTCAAAGGATCCACTCTACAACAAG AGTACAAAGCAATTTGAGCTTGACTATAGAGATAAAGGAAGGACAGGACTTGTAATTCAGAAATCAGTTAAAAACTTTCAGCTCACTTTAGAG GAGAATGGGAAGCAGACAATTTTGCAGCTAGGGAGGGTGGCAAAGTCTAAGTTTGTTATGGACTATAG ATATCCTTTGACTGGTTACCAGGCGTTTTCCATATGTTTGGCTTCTATTGATGCAAAGCTTTGTTGCATAGTGTAA
- the LOC131654004 gene encoding ent-kaurene oxidase, giving the protein MDTLTLSLGFFSLFLFLFLLKRSTHKHSKLNHVPVVPGLPVIGNLLQLKEKKPHKTFSKMAQKYGPIFSIKAGASKIIVLNTAQLAKEAMVTRYPSISKRKLSTALTILTSDKCMVAMSDYNDFHKMVKKHILASVLGANAQKRLRFHREVMMENMSRKFNEHVKTLSDSAVDFRKIFVSELFGLALKQALGSDIESIYVEDLTTTLSREDLYNTLVVDFMEGAIEVDWRDFFPYLKWIPNKSFEMKIRRVDRQRNVIMKALLNEQKKRLASGKELDCYYDYLVSEAKEVTEEQMVMLLWEPIIETSDTTLVTSEWAMYELAKDKNRQDRLYEELLNVCGHEKVTDDHLSKLPYLGAVFHETLRKHSPVPIVPLRYVEEDTELGGYHIPAGSEIGINIYGCNMDSEMWENPDQWIPERFLDEKYAQADLYKTMAFGGGKRVCAGSLQAMLIACTAIGRLVQEFEWELGHGEEENVDTMGLTTHRLHPLLVKLKPRNHFK; this is encoded by the exons ATGGATACTCTCACACTTTCTTTgggttttttctctctctttttgttCCTCTTCCTTCTAAAGAGATCCACTCACAAACATTCTAAGCTTAACCATGTACCAG TGGTTCCAGGTTTGCCAGTGATTGGGAATTTGCTGcaattgaaagagaagaagcctCACAAGACATTCTCAAAGATGGCTCAGAAATATGGACCCATTTTTTCCATCAAAGCTGGTGCTTCCAAAATCATTGTTCTCAATACTGCTCAACTTGCTAAAGAG GCAATGGTGACTAGATATCCATCAATTTCAAAAAGGAAGCTATCGACTGCACTGACGATTCTAACTTCTGATAAATGTATGGTTGCTATGAGTGATTacaatgattttcacaaaatgGTTAAAAAACATATTCTTGCAAGTGTTCTTGGAGCCAATGCACAG AAGCGACTCCGTTTTCACAGAGAAGTTATGATGGAAAATATGTCCAGGAAGTTTAATGAACATGTGAAGACCCTCTCAGATTCTGCTGTTGATTTTAGGAAAATATTTGTGTCTGAACTTTTCGGACTAGCACTAAAGCAA GCTCTGGGAAGTGATATTGAATCCATTTATGTTGAGGATTTGACGACTACATTATCAAGAGAGGACTTATATAACACTCTAGTGGTTGATTTTATGGAGGGTGCAATTGAGGTGGATTGGAGAGATTTCTTTCCGTACCTGAAATGGATTCCAAATAAGAGCTTCGAGATGAAAATTCGTAGAGTGGATCGCCAAAGAAATGTTATCATGAAGGCACTACTTAATGAGCAGAAGAAGCGGTTAGCATCAGgaaaa GAATTAGATTGTTATTATGATTACTTAGTATCAGAAGCTAAAGAAGTGACCGAAGAACAAATGGTCATGCTGCTCTGGGAGCCAATTATTGAGACATCTGATACTACCTTAGTCACGTCAGAATGGGCTATGTATGAACTTGCCAAAGACAAAAATCGCCAG GATCGTCTGTACGAGGAGCTCCTAAATGTATGTGGACATGAAAAGGTTACTGATGACCACTTATCTAAGCTACCTTACTTGGGGGCTGTATTCCATGAAACATTAAGGAAACATAGTCCTGTTCCGATTGTCCCGCTAAGATATGTTGAAGAGGATACCGAATTGGGAGGATATCATATTCCTGCTGGAAGCGAG ATTGGAATAAACATATATGGATGCAACATGGATAGCGAAATGTGGGAAAATCCTGACCAATGGATTCCAGAGAGATTTCTTGATGAGAAATATGCCCAAGCGGATTTGTACAAGACTATGGCCTTTGGAGGAGGGAAGAGGGTATGTGCAGGCTCTCTTCAGGCCATGTTGATAGCTTGCACGGCCATCGGCAGATTGGTACAGGAATTCGAGTGGGAGCTGGGACATGGGGAAGAAGAGAATGTTGACACAATGGGCCTAACCACCCACAGGCTTCATCCCTTGCTCGTAAAACTCAAGCCAAGAAACCATTTTAAGTAG